From Triticum aestivum cultivar Chinese Spring chromosome 4A, IWGSC CS RefSeq v2.1, whole genome shotgun sequence, a single genomic window includes:
- the LOC123085112 gene encoding allene oxide synthase 2: MNQSAVGSLVPRQAPGSYGLPFVSAIRDRLDFYYFQGEAKYFESRVEKHGSTVLRINVPPGPFMARDPRVVAVLDAKSFPVLFDVDKVEKKNLFTGTYMPSTSLTGGFRVCSYLDPSEPTHAKVKQLLFSLLASRKDAVIPAFRSHFSSLLATVESQLVLAGKSNFNTLNDFTSFEFIADAYFGVLPSASDLGTTGPTKAAKWLIFQLHPLVTFGLPLILEEPLLHTVLLPPIFVSGDYKALYKYFYAAATKALDMAESLGLNRDEACHNLLFATVFNSYGGLKVMLPGILGRIAEAGEKFHQRLAAEVRTAVAEAGGKVTIEALEKMELTKSAVWEALRLEPPVKFQYGRAKADMNIESHDAVFAVKKGEMLFGYQPCATKDPRVFGSTAREFVGDRFVGEGSKLLQYVYWSNGRETESPSVDNKQCPGKNLVVLVGRLLVAEMFLRYDTFTADVGVDLLGPKVEFTGVTKATSGPGAV; the protein is encoded by the coding sequence ATGAACCAGAGCGCCGTGGGCTCCCTGGTGCCGCGGCAGGCGCCGGGCAGCTACGGCCTGCCGTTCGTCTCGGCCATCCGCGACCgcctcgacttctactacttccaGGGAGAGGCCAAGTACTTCGAGTCCCGCGTCGAGAAGCACGGCTCCACCGTCCTCCGCATCAACGTCCCGCCGGGCCCCTTCATGGCGCGCGACCCCCGCGTGGTCGCCGTGCTCGACGCCAAGAGCTTCCCCGTGCTCTTCGACGTCGACAAGGTCGAGAAGAAGAACCTCTTCACAGGCACCTACATGCCCTCGACCTCCCTCACCGGCGGCTTCCGCGTCTGCTCCTACCTCGACCCCTCCGAGCCCACCCACGCCAAGGTCAAGCAGCTGCTCTTCTCCCTCCTCGCCTCGCGCAAGGACGCCGTCATCCCGGCCTTCCGCTCCCACTTCTCCTCGCTCCTCGCCACCGTCGAGTCGCAGCTCGTTCTCGCCGGCAAGTCCAACTTCAACACGCTCAACGACTTCACCTCCTTCGAGTTCATCGCCGACGCCTACTTCGGTGTGCTCCCCTCCGCCTCTGACCTCGGCACCACCGGCCCCACCAAGGCCGCCAAGTGGCTCATATTCCAGCTCCACCCGCTCGTCACGTTCGGCCTCCCTTTGATCCTCGAGGAGCCGCTCCTCCACACCGTGCTTCTCCCGCCCATCTTCGTCAGCGGTGACTACAAGGCGCTCTACAAGTACTTCTACGCCGCCGCGACCAAGGCGCTCGACATGGCCGAGAGCCTCGGGCTGAACCGGGACGAGGCATGCCACAACCTGCTGTTCGCCACCGTGTTCAACAGCTACGGCGGCCTCAAGGTGATGCTCCCGGGGATCCTCGGGCGCATCGCTGAGGCCGGAGAGAAGTTCCACCAGAGGCTGGCCGCGGAGGTACGCACCGCCGTTGCGGAAGCCGGCGGCAAGGTGACGATAGAGGCGCTGGAGAAGATGGAGCTGACCAAGTCGGCGGTGTGGGAGGCGCTGCGTCTGGAGCCGCCCGTCAAGTTCCAGTACGGCCGCGCCAAGGCCGACATGAACATCGAGAGCCACGACGCGGTGTTCGCCGTGAAGAAGGGAGAGATGCTGTTCGGGTACCAGCCATGCGCCACCAAGGACCCCCGGGTGTTCGGCTCCACGGCGAGGGAGTTCGTCGGCGACCGGTTTGTCGGGGAGGGAAGCAAGCTGCTGCAGTACGTGTACTGGTCCAACGGGAGGGAGACCGAGAGCCCCAGCGTGGACAACAAGCAGTGCCCCGGCAAGAACCTGGTCGTGCTCGTCGGCAGGCTCCTGGTCGCCGAGATGTTCCTCCGGTACGACACCTTTACCGCCGACGTCGGCGTCGACCTGCTCGGCCCCAAGGTTGAATTCACCGGTGTCACCAAGGCCACGTCCGGTCCTGGGGCTGTTTAG